The Streptomyces sp. TLI_105 DNA segment CAGGATGCCGGGGAGGGAGACGGTGCCGGCGGCCATCGCGACGGAGGCGGCGGCGAGGAGCATCGGCAGCTCGTACGCGAGGAGCTGGGCGGCCGTGCGGAGGCCGCCGAGCAGCGAGAACTTGTTCGCCGAGGCCCAGCCGGCCATCAGGCTGCCGAGGACACCGACGCCCATGACGGCGAGCACGAAGAAGACGCCCGCGTCGACGACCTGGCCGACCGCGCCCTCGCTGGGCCCGATGGGGATCGCGAGGAGGACGAGGAGGTACGGGAGGAGGGCGACGGCCGGCGCGAGCTGGAAGATCCGCCGGTCCGCGTTCTCCGGGACCACGTCCTCCTTCTGCGCGAACTTCACGCCGTCGGCGACGAGCTGGGCCCAGCCGTGGAAGCCGCCCGCGTACATGGGGCCGAGACGGCCCTGCATGTGGGCCATGACCTTGTGCTCGGTCTGCCCGACGACGAGCGGCAGCACGAGGAAGCAGCCGAAGACGACGAGCAGCCGGAGGGCGACGTCGAGTACGTCGTTCACGCGGGATCGCCTCCGGCGGGGTCGTTGGGGTTGTCCTCGGTGCCGTCCCGCCCGGCGGGCGGGGCGTCGGTGCGGTCTTCGTCCGAGCCGACGGCGCGGGCGTCCTCGGGCTGGGGGGCCTGGGGGGCCGCCGGGGCGGGGGCTTCCGGCTCTGGGGCGTCCGGCTCGGGGGCGTCCAGCTCGGGGGCCGGAGTGTCCGCCGGGGCCGGGGCCTCAGGGCCAGGGGCCTGGGAGGCCGTCGAAGCCTGGGCCTCGGGCTCGGGCTCGGCAACCGGGGTGCCTTCCGAGGCCGGGACTTCCGGCTCGGGGATCGGGGTGCCTTCCGAGGCCGGGACTTCCGGCTCGGGAGCCTGCGCGGCCACCGGGGCCGGGGCCTCAAGGCCGGAGGCCTGCGCGGCCGCCGGGGCCGGGGCTTCCGGCTCGGGGGCCGGGGCGGGGGTTCCGGTTGCGGGAGGCGTGGTCGGGGGTGGCGTCGCGTCGTCGAAGGCCGGGCGGGCGTGGTGCCACGGGGCGTCCGAGCTGCGGGTGCGCGGAGTGGCGGCCCCCGCGCGGGGCGCGGCCGAGTCCGGGGCCTGCTGGCTCGCCGAGCCCTCCGCGGCCGAACGGGAGCGGCGCGGCGGGCGGGCCGTGGGGGCCGTGGCCTCCGTAGGGGCCGTGGCCTCCGTGGACGCGTCCGGCTCCGGGGTCGCCTGGCTCGCCGAACCGTCCGACGCGGAGCGGGACCGGCGCGGCGGGCGGGCCGCCGGGGCGTCCGCCGCAGCGGGCGCCGCGTCCTGCTCCGCAGCCGTCTGACTGGCCGAGCCCTCCGACGCCGAGCGGGAACGGCGGACCGGAGCAGCCGGCTCCGCAGCCGCCTGGCTCGTCGAGCCCTCCGTGGTCGTGCGGGTCCGGCGGACCGGGCGGTCGCCGGCCGCCGCGCGGGCGGGACGGGCGGCGACCGGGGGGAGCTGGCCCTTGAGGGGGCCCCACTCGTTGGGGTCCGGGACGCCCGGCGGAAGCATCTGGCGGCGCTTGGGGCCGCCGTCGTGCGCCTCGCCCGGCTCCTTCGCGCCCGGCCACGCCTTGGCGACCCGGGCCGCCAGGACGAAGTCCTTGCGGAGCGGGTGACCCTCGAAGTTCTCGGGGAGCAGGAGGGGGACGAGGTGCGGATGGCCCTCGAAGGCCACGCCGAACATCTCGTGCGTCTCGCGCTCGTGCCAGCCCGCGCCCGCGTACACGCCGATCGCCGTCGGGAGGACGGCGGCCTCGTGCGGGACCGTCGTGCGCAGCAGGAGGCGGCGCGGCCGACCGGCGCCGAGCGCCACCACGTGCGCGCAGACGCGGAAGCCCGTGCCCGGCTCGTCCACGGCGCTCAGCCAGTCGAAGTACGTGCAGCCGAGGGCGTCCCGGGCGGTCTCGAGCGCCGTGAGCCAGGCCGACGGCGGGACGTCGACGGTCAGCAGGTCGTACGCCTGCTCCGCCGTCGCCTCCTCGCCGAAGATCTCCGTCACGGAGTCGGGGAGGGAGTCGTAGGAGGCGGTCATGCCGTGCCTCCCGGCCGCTCGACCAGGGGGCTCGTCAACTGGGAGACCGTGGCGGCGGTCGCGTACCGCTCGGCCAGGCTCTCCCGGGCGATCTTCTCCTGGAGCTTGAGGATGCCCTGGAGCAGCGCTTCCGGGCGGGGCGGGCAGCCCGGCACGTAGACGTCCACCGGGATGATCTGGTCGACGCCCTTGGTGACGGAGTACGAGTCCCAGTACGGCCCGCCGCAGTTCGAGCAGGCGCCGAAGGAGATGACGTACTTCGGCTCCGGCATCTGCTCGTACAGCCGCTTCACGGCCGGGGCCATCTTGTCCGTCACCGTGCCCGAGACGATCATCAGGTCGGCCTGGCGCGGTCCCGGCGCGAAGGGGATCACGCCGAGCCGGATGAAGTCGTGCCGGGCCATGGACGCGGCGATGAACTCGATCGCGCAGCAGGCGAGCCCGAAGTTGAAGACCCACAGGCTGTAGCGGCGGCCCCAGTTCAGGACCACCTTCATCGGCTCGGGGGCCAGGCGGGCGAGCGTTCCCAGCTTCGGAGCGGGCAGGGGTGTTACGTCCATGACAGGACGCCCTTCTTGTACGCGTAGAGCAGCCCCACGGCCAGGAAGCCGAGGAAGACGAACATCTCGACCAGGGTCGTGGCGCCGTATCCGGGCGCGGCGAAGACCGTCGCCCAGGGGAAGAGGAAGATCGAGTCGACGGCGAAGATGACGTAGAGGAAGGCGTACACGTAGTAGCGGACCTGGGTGTGGGCCCAGCCCTCCCCCACGGGGTCGACACCGCACTCGTAGGTGAGGAGTTTCTCGGGCGTCGGCACGACGGGCCTGAGCAGCCGGTTGGCCGAGAAGGCCACGGCCACGAAGAGCACGCCGACGACGGCGAGCACGCCGACGACGGAGTACGTCTGGAAGTAGTCCGCCGCGTCGGCCGCGACAACGGTCGGTTCCCGCACGTCCGCCCCTCGGTCTCGGTGTCTCATGAGTCACTTCTGTACGGACGCGAGTCTAGGCCCTGTTAAAAGGACCGTAAGCAGGCGCGGGTGCCTTCGCGGGTGCCTCGCGGGCGGCTTCGTCGTTGCCTCGTCAGTAGTTTCGCCGGTGCCCCACGCGCGGCTTCGTCGTTGCCCCGTCAGTAGCTTCGCCGGTGCCCCACGCGCCGCTTCGCCGTTGCCCCGTCAGTAGCTTCGCCGGTGCCCCACGCGCCGCTTCGCGAGCACCTGGCGTGCAGCTTCGCCCTTGCCTCGCGCGCAGCTTCGCGAGCGGCTCGGCCGGGGCTTTCGCCGGAGTCTTTCCCGAGGCCCTCGCCGGTGGGGATATCCCCCCTCCCGCTCACCCACCTCCCCCATGGCGTCGCGCCGCCCCCGACCGGCAGTCTGGGGACCATGAGCGCCGATCTTGATCCCGCCAGGACCTCCGGGTCCGCCGGGGCCCCCGAAGCCCCCGAAGCCCCCCGTCCGCCGCTGCGGCTCGCCTACGGGAAGGAGACCTGGAAGGAGATCGCCTTCCTCCTCTCCAACCTCTTCACGGCACTGACCGGTTTCGTCTACGCGGTCGTGACCGTCTCGGTCGGCGTGGGCCTCTCCGTCACCGTGATCGGGCTGCCGCTGCTCGCCCTCGGCCTCGGCGGCGCCCGCCTCATCGGCCGGTCGGAGCGGGCGCGGGCCCGCGCGCTGCTCGGGGTGAAGGTCGCCGAGCCCTCCCCGCCGCCGCGGCGCCACGGCTTCTTCGGCTGGCTGTGGGCCTCGCTGAAGGACCCGGTGGCCTGGCGGACCCAGCTGTACGGGCTGATCCGGCTGCCCTGGGGGATCCTGACGTTCACCGTCTCGCTCGTCTCGCTCCTCGTCCTCTGGCCCGTCCTGCCCTTCCTGGCCCGCGGCCTCGCCCACGGCGACCGGGGCATGGTCCGGGGGCTGCTCTCGCCCTCGGACGAGCTGGAGCGGCGGATCGCCGAGCTGGAGTCGGACCGGGGCGTGGTCGTCGACACCGCCGCCGCCGACCTGCGGCGCATCGAGCGCGACCTGCACGACGGCGCGCAGGCCCGGCTCGTGGCGCTCGCGATGGGCCTCGGCCTCGCCAAGGAGAAGCTGCTCGAAGACCCGGAGGCCGCCGCGGCGATGGTCGACGAGGCGCACGGCGAGGTCAAGCTCGCCCTCCAGGAGCTGCGGGACCTCGCCCGGGGCATCCACCCGGCGGTCCTCACCGACCGGGGACTGAGCGCCGCCCTCTCCTCCGTCTCCGTGCGCTGCACGGTGCCGGTGAAGGTGAACGTGGACCTGGCCGAGCGGCCGGCCGAGGCGATCGAGGGCATCGCGTACTTCACCGTGTCCGAGCTCCTCCAGAACGTCTCCAAGCACGCGCGCGCCCGGTCCGCCTCCGTGGACGTCTGGCGGGCCGGGAACCGGCTGCTGCTCCAGGTGCGCGACGACGGGGCCGGCGGGGCGCGCTTCGACGGCGGTACGGGTCTGGCCGGGCTCGCGGAGCGGCTCGGCGCGGTCGACGGGGTGCTCGTCCTCGACTCCCCCGAGGGCGGTCCGACGACGGTCACGGCGGAGCTGCCGTGGCGCTCCCGCCCGGGGGCGTGATGCGGAGGTAGGGAAAACCCCCTCCCCCAGACGCCCACCCGCCTCATGGTCCGGCGGGGCGCGGGACGGAACCCTGGAACACGTACCGCCCGCCCCTCCGAGCAGGACCTCCGAGCAGGGCCTCCGAGCAGATCCTCCGAGCAGAGAAGGAACACCGCGATGGCCTCCCACCCACTCCCCGCCGCGATCCGCGCGCCGTTCGAGGCCCGCACCTGGCGCGCCTTCGTGTACGTGCTGATCGGCCTGCCGCTGAGCGTCTGCTGGTTCGCGCTCTCCATCGCCTTCGTCTCGGCCGGCGCCGGGCTGCTCATCACCTTCCTCGGCGTGCCGATCCTGGCCGGGACGCTCGCGATGTGCCGGGGCTTCGGCGCGGTCGAGCGGGCCCGGGCGCGCGGGCTGCTCGACCTCGACGTGGCCGCGCCGGAGCCGGTGCGCGGACGGACCGGCGGGGCGTTCTCGTGGATGGGCGCCATGCTGAAGAGCGGCGCGTCGTGGCGGCACCTGCTGTACGCGGTCCTGCACATGCCGTGGGCGGTGTTCTCCTTCTCGGTCACGGTGGCGCTGTGGGGCTGGGGCTGGAGCCTCTTCACGTACCCGCTGTGGCAGTGGGTCTTCCCCACGTGGGTGGGGCAGGACGGGATCCAGCTGTACGGCGACCGGACCCACGCCTTCTACCTCGACGCGCCCTTCGAAGTGGCCGTGACCAGCCTGATCGGCCTCGTGTTCGTCCTGGTCGGACCGTGGGTGCTGCGCGGGCTCGTCTCCGTCGACCGGCTCCTCGTCTCCGGGCTGCTCGGCCCGTCCCGGCTGGCCTCCCGCGTCACCGAGCTGGAGTCGGACCGGGGCGTGGTCGTCGACACCGCCGCGGCCGACCTGCGGCGCATCGAGCGCGACCTGCACGACGGGGCGCAGGCGCGACTGGCCGCGCTCGCCATGGACCTGGGGCTCGCCAAGGAGAAGCTGGCGCGGGACCCGCAGGCGGCGGCGGTACTCGTCGACGAGGCACACGGCGAGGTCAAGCTCGCCCTCCAGGAGCTGCGGGACCTCGCCCGGGGCATCCACCCGGCGGTCCTCACCGACCGGGGGCTCGACGCGGCACTGTCGGCGGTGGCCTCCCGGTGCGCGGTCCCCGTCTCCGTGGACGTGGACCTGCCGGGCCGGCCGGCGCCGGCGATCGAGGGCATCGCGTACTTCACGGCCTCGGAGCTCCTCCGGAACGTCTCCCGCCACTCGGGCGCGCGACGCGCATGGGTGGACGTGTGGCGCACGGAGGACCGGCTGATGCTCCAGGTGCGCGACGACGGGGTGGGGGGCGCGCGCGTGGAGGCCGGCACGGGGCTCGGGGATCTGTCGGGGCGGGTGGGGGCGGTGGACGGGGTGCTGGCGGTGGACTCGCCGGGGGGCGGACCGACGACGGTGACGGTGGAACTGCCCTGGCGGGCGTAGCGCTGCGCCGGGGCCGCGCCGGGCGGACCTTGGGACGCCGAGCCGGCCCGGCGCCCGGCCCGCCGGTGCGCACCCGCCCCGCTGGGACGGCGCCCGCCTCGTTGCGGGCGCGCGCCCGCTGGGCCTGTGCCACCGCCCCGTCGCGGACAGTGGTTCCACCGGGGCGGTGCCCACCCCTCGCGCCCCCGTTGTGGGCAATCGTTCCGCCGGGACGGTGGCCGCCCGCCCCCGCCCACCCCCGTTGTGGGCAATCGTTCCGCTGGGGCGAGGGGGTCCCCCCTGCTCGAGCGAAGCCGAGAGCTTGGGGGAGGGTGGGCACAACGGACGGCGCCCCTTGCCGGGCCCAGGCTCCCGCGCCTGAACCCGCACCACGTTGCGCGCCGCCACTGTCGGTGCGGGGCCAGGCGCGGAACGCGGAGGCGCCGCTCAGCGCGCCGTCCCGTGTGCCCACCCGTCCCGCCCCAGCGGGACGATTGCCCACACGGGCGGGGGGGCGGGGGCACCGCCCCACCAAGCGCGGGCCCCACACGGCGGGTGCGGGAGGGGCGCCGCCCCGCAGACGCACGCCCCCACGGCGGGGGCACCGTCCCGTCAAGCGTGGGCCCGTGTGGAGGTGGGCGTCGGCCCGCGGGGGATTGCGCGCACGGGTCTCGGGTCCAGGTGCCATGCTGAACGTCTCATCGGATGACCGGAGCATGGGGGCTGCAGGGCGTGAGTGTGCGAGACGTGGCGGGGCGGGTACGGGTGGTCATCGCCGAGGATTCCGTCCTGCTCAGGGAGGGACTGACCCGGCTCCTGACGGATCTGGGGCACGAGGTCGTCGCCGGGGTCGGGGACGGCGAGGCGTTGGTGAAGACGGTGGCGGAGCTCGCGGACGAGGGCGCGCTGCCGGACGTGGTGGTGGCGGACGTGCGGATGCCGCCGACGCACACCGACGAGGGCGTGCGGGCGGCGGTGCGGCTGCGCAAGGAGCATCCGGGGCTCGGGGTCCTGGTGCTGTCGCAGTACGTGGAGGAGCAGTACGCCACCGAACTCCTGGCCGGTTCCAGCCGGGGTGTGGGCTATCTCCTGAAGGACCGGGTCGCGGAGGTCCGCGAGTTCGTGGACGCCGTGGTCCGGGTGGCCGGCGGCGGTACGGCGCTGGACCCCGAGGTCGTGCAGCAGCTGCTGGGCCGGAGCCGTCAGCAGGACGTGCTGGCGAACCTGACCCCGCGCGAGCGGGAGGTCCTCGGTCTGATGGCGGAGGGCCGGACGAACTCGGCGATCGCGAAGGCGCTGGTCGTGAGCGACGGCGCGGTGGAGAAGCACATCAGCAACATCTTCCTGAAGCTGGGCCTCTCCCCGAGTGACGGTGATCACCGCCGGGTACTCGCGGTGTTGACGTACCTGAAGTCCTGATCGTCTGACACCCTGTCAGATAACCTGGTCCCGGGCCCTAGGTCCAAAGGATGAGGCGGAATCCGACTTTCCGGAACCTCCGGGCAGCGACAGATCGTGACAATTCAAGACAAGAGGGCGTCTCAAAAAGAGGTCCATGATGTGAGAAGTCCCGGGAAGGGCCCCCTTACCGTCGTAGGGTGGGCCTCGGGACGGAAGGTGATCTCCGAGGATCGGCGAGGGATCGACGATCGATCGCTGGTCACCGGCCGCGCCCCGAGCCTTCTCCCCGCCTCCGGCGGAGAGTCCCCTTGCCGCGAGGGAGGTCCAGTTCAGTGACCAGCCAGGTCAGTAGCGAGGCCGGTGAGGCCCTGGTCGGGGAGCAGCGCAGCGCCCCGGCGACGCCCCACCACGGCACCGAGAAGGAAGTGCGCCGGCTCGACCGGGTGATCATCCGCTTCGCGGGTGACTCCGGTGACGGCATGCAGCTCACGGGTGACCGCTTCACCTCGGAGACGGCGTCCTTCGGGAACGACCTCTCCACGCTGCCGAACTTCCCGGCCGAGATCCGGGCGCCCGCCGGCACCCTGCCGGGCGTGTCGTCCTTCCAGCTGCACTTCGCCGACCACGACATCCTGACCCCGGGCGACGCCCCGAACGTGCTGGTCGCGATGAACCCCGCCGCCCTCAAGGCGAACATCGGGGACGTGCCGCGCGGCGGCGAGATCATCGTCAACACGGACGAGTTCGCCAAGCGCGCCATGGCCAAGGTCGGGTACGCCTCCTCGCCCCTGGAGGACGGCTCGCTCGACGGCTACCGGGTGCACCCGGTGCCGCTGACGACGCTGACCCTGGAGGCGCTCAAGGACTTCGGCCTGTCCCGGAAGGAGGCCGAGCGGAGCAAGAACATGTTCGCGCTCGGGCTGCTCTCCTGGATGTACCACCGCCCGACCGAGGGCACCGAGACCTTCCTGCGCCAGAAGTTCGCGAAGAAGCCGGAGATCGCCGAGGCCAACGTGGCCGCCTTCCGGGCCGGCTGGAACTTCGGGGAGACGACCGAGGACTTCGCGGTCTCCTACGAGGTCGCGCCCGCGACCCGGGCCTTCCCCACCGGCACGTACCGGAACATCTCGGGGAACCTGGCCCTCTCGTACGGCCTGATCGCCGCCGGCCGCCAGGCGGACCTGCCGCTCTACCTCGGCTCGTACCCGATCACCCCGGCCTCGGACATCCTGCACGAGCTGTCGAAGCACAAGAACTTCGGCGTGCGGACCTTCCAGGCGGAGGACGAGATCGCCGGGATCGGCGCCGCGCTCGGCGCGGCCTTCGGCGGCTCCCTCGCCGTGACCACCACGAGCGGCCCCGGTGTGGCGCTCAAGTCCGAGACCATCGGACTCGCCGTCTCCCTGGAGCTGCCGCTCCTCGTCGTCGACATCCAGCGCGGCGGACCCTCCACCGGTCTGCCCACCAAGACGGAGCAGGCCGACCTCCTCCAGGCCATGTACGGCCGCAACGGCGAGGCGCCGGTGCCGGTCGTGGCCCCGAGGACGCCCGCCGACTGCTTCGACGCGGCCCTCGACGCCGCCCGCATCGCGCTCACGTACCGCACGCCGGTCTTCCTGCTCTCCGACGGCTACCTGGCCAACGGCTCCGAGCCCTGGCGCGTCCCGGACGTCGGCGAGCTCCCCGACCTGCGGACCCTGTTCGCCACCGGCCCGAACCACGAGCTCGCCGACGGCACCGAGGTCTTCTGGCCCTACAAGCGCGACCCGGAGACCCTCGCCCGCCCCTGGGCCGTGCCCGGCACCCCCGGCCTCGAACACCGCATCGGCGGCATCGAGAAGCAGGACGGCACCGGCAACATCTCGTACGACCCCGCGAACCACGAGTTCATGGTCCGCACCCGCCAGGCCAAGATCGACGGCATCGAGGTGCCGGACGTCGAGGTCGACGACCCGGACGGCGCGAGCACCCTGGTCCTCGGCTGGGGCTCCACCTACGGGCCGATCACGGCGGCCGTCCGCCGCCTGCGGCGCGCCGGCAGCCCGATCGCCCAGGCCCATCTGCGCCACCTCAACCCCTTCCCGAAGAACCTCGGCGAGGTGCTGAAGGGGTACGAGAAGGTCGTCGTCCCCGAGATGAACCTCGGCCAGCTCGCCACCCTCGTCCGGGCGAAGTACCTCGTCGACGCCCGCAGCCACACCCAGGTCAACGGCATGCCGTTCAAGGCCGAGCAGCTCGCCGCCGCCCTCAAGGAGGTCATCGATGCCTGAGCCCCTGCTGCACCTGGTGCCGAAGGCCGAGGCCGCGCAGTCCATGAAGGACTTCAAGTCCGACCAGGAGGTCCGCTGGTGCCCGGGCTGCGGTGACTACGCGGTCCTCGCCGCCGTGCAGGGCTTCATGCCCGAGCTCGGGCTGGCGAAGGAGAACATCGTCTTCGTCTCCGGCATCGGCTGCTCCTCCCGCTTCCCGTACTACATGAACACCTACGGGATGCACTCCATCCACGGCCGCGCCCCGGCCATCGCCACCGGTCTGGCCACCTCGCGCCGCGACCTGTCGGTGTGGGTGGTCACGGGCGACGGCGACGCGCTGTCCATCGGCGGCAACCACCTCATCCACGCCCTGCGCCGCAACGTCAACCTGAAGATCCTGCTCTTCAACAACCGGATCTACGGGCTCACCAAGGGCCAGTACAGCCCCACCTCCGAGGTCGGCAAGATCACCAAGTCGACCCCGATGGGCTCGCTCGACGCCCCCTTCAACCCGGTGTCGCTGGCGCTCGGCGCCGAGGCGAGCTTCGTGGCCCGCACGGTCGACTCCGACCGCAAGCACCTCACCGAGGTGCTCCGCCAGGCCTCCGAGCACAACGGCACGGCGCTCGTCGAGATCTACCAGAACTGCAACATCTTCAACGACGGCGCCTTCGAAGTCCTCAAGGACAAGGACCAGGCCAAGGAGGCGGTGATCCGCCTGGAGCACGGGCAGCCGATCCGCTTCGGCGCCGAGGACGAGAAGGGCGTCGTCCGCGACCCGGCCACCGGCGACCTCCAGGTCGTCACGGTCACCCCGGACAACGAGTCCCGGATCCTCGTCCACGACGCCCACGCGGCCACCCCGACCACCGCCTTCGCGCTCTCGCGCCTCGCGGACCCGGACACCCTCCACCAGACCCCGATCGGTGTCTTCCGCTCGGTGGACCGCCCGGTGTACGACACGCTGATGGCGGAGCAGCTGGAGACGGCCGTCGAGCAGTACGGCAAGGGCGACCTGGGCCAGCTCCTGACCGGTAACGACACCTGGACGGTCGTCGGCTGACAGCCGTACGGGAGCCCGGTCCGCACCCGCGGGCCGGGCCCTTCGTCAGTCCTCCTTCGCGGCGGTCGCGAAGGGGCCCAGGTAGGTGGGGACCCCGCCGCGCACCTGCCAGAAGAAGACCGCCTTCAGCTCCGCGTCCTTGCTGTTCCTCAGGTCGGGCCGATACGCCTTCGCGATCCCCTCGTACGGGGCCTGGCGCAGGCCGCTCGTGACCGCGGGGGCCACGTACTCCGCCTTGTTCGCGAGCGCCGTGCGCAGCGCCTGCGCGATCCAGTGCACGGTGTCGTACGTCTCCGTCGCGTACCGCTCGACGGGTGCCGTCGCGGGCAGCTTCCAGCGCTCGCGGTACGCGGCGGTGAACTGCTTGCCGGCCGGCATGCGGCCGGGGTCGACGTAGCTGGTGCCGAAGTACCAGCCCTCCGCCGCCGGGCCCGCCAGGCTCAGGAACTCGGGCTGGAGCACCTGCTCCCCGGTGCCGCACGCGCCCTTGAACCCCTGACGAACCAGCGCCTTGGCGCACAGCGCGGCCCGCCGCGGCGAGGTCCCCGCGTAGTACAGGCTGTCGGGGCCAGTCGCGAGGGCCTGCCGTACGGCGGACTCGAAGTCCTCGCTGCCCGCCTCCACCGGGTGGGAGGTGACGCCGCCGCTGGGGGACGAAGGGGGGTACTCCCTCAGGAGCCTGGCGGCGAACCAGCTCGCTCGTCCGCCCGCCCGGTCCTCGATGACGGCGGTCCTACGGCGGTCGTGCTCGTTCAGCCACCGGGCAAAGGCCACGACCATAATGTCGGGCGAGGCCCGGGCCTCGAAATAGGCCTGGTCATTGCCCTGTCCGGCGAGGTCCGATGCCAGCGTCGAGGCGACCACACTCACCAGCGGGACCTTGTGGGCGAAGAGTTCGTCGTGGGTGGCGATGTCGGTCCCCGTGACCGTCGGGCCGAGCACGGCGGCCAGGTTCCCGAGGCCGGCCAGAGTACGGGCGGCCGCCTTGGCGCGCTTCGGGTCTCCCCCGTCGTCGAGGACCTTCAGGGCCAGGTCGAAGGGGCGGTCGGCGCGTGCGTTGAGGGTCTCCACGGCGAGCCGCGCCCCGCGCTCCTGCGCCCGCCCGTCGGCCTTCGTGGCTCCACTCAGATCGGTGACGACGCCGATCGTGTACGCGGCGAGCCGGGCGCCCGTGCCCGTACCGCCGCCGCCTGCGCTTCCGGGGGGCGTACGGCTCAGCAGGTAGGCCGTCAGGCCCCCGGCGCCCGCGACGGCCACCGCCGCGCCGCCGATCAGGAACCGGCGGCGCGAAGTGCCCTGCGGCGGCTCATCGTCCACGAGCACTGTGGGGTCCGGCACCGGCAGGTCGAGGACCCGCGAGGAGCGCCGGCCGATCAGGGCGGGCAGGCCGTCCGGCAGCCAGTCTCCCGCCGGGCCGTCCGCCCGCCCCAGGGCCTCGCGGACCTCGGCGGCCGTGGGCCGGTCCGCCGGGTCCTTGGCCAGACAGGCCGTGACCAGGGGCAGGATCGTGTCCGGCACCTCGGCGAGGTCGGGTTCCTCGTGGACGGTCCGGTAGACGACGGCCGCCACCGCGCCCGTACCGAAAGGGCGTTCACCGGTGAGCGCGTACGCGAGGACACAGCCGAGCGAGAACACGTCGGCGGCCGGTCCGACCTCTCCCGAGCCGGCCACGCGGGCCTGTTCGGGGGCGAGGAAGCCGGGGGTGCCGATCATCGCGTCGGTGGCGGTCAGGGCGGTCGCCCCGGCGGTCCTGGCGATGCCGAAGTCGATCAGCCGGGGCCCGTCGAGCGCGAGGAGGACGTTGCCGGGCTTGACGTCCCGGTGGACCAGCCCTGCCTCGTGCATGTCGGTGAGGGCGTCGGCGAGCCGGGCGCCGAGGGCCCGTACGGTCGTCTCGGGCAGCGCGCCGTGCAGGCCCACGGCCTCGGCGAGCGAGGGCCCCGGCACGTACTCGGTGGCCAGCCACGGCTCGCGGGCCTCCGGGTCGGCGCCGAGGACGCGGACGACCCAGCGCCCCGTGATGCGTTCGGCGGCCCGCGCCTCGCGGCGGAACCGTTCCCGGAAGCCGGGGTCGGCGGCGTGCTCGGCACGGATCAGCTTGAGCGCGGCGAGCGCGCCGCCGGTCGAGCGGGCGAGGTAGACCACGCCCATGCCACCGGCGCCGAGCCGCCCGAGCAGCCGGTACCCGGCGATCGTCGACGGATCGGCCTTGCGGAGCGGCTGCACGGGCTCAGTCCTTCTTCTCGTTCTGCGCGGGCTTGTTCGGCAGCAGGGGTGCGGCGCCCACCGGCTGGTACGCGCCGTTCCGCACCGCGTAGACGTACGTGCCGCCGGGGCTCAGTTCGCCCGTCTCGTTGAACATCAGGGACCCCGTGGCGCCGGTGTACTTCTGCTTGCGCAGTGCGGCCCACAGACCCTTGCGGGCGGGCTTGCGGCCGGCCTTCGCGTCAGCCGCGAGCTGCCCGATCGTCATCGTGACCACGTCGTACGACTCGCCCGCGTAGTACGCGGGGGCCGCGCCGTACCGCTTCCGGTGGGCGGCGTTGAAGGTGGCGGCCGACTTCAGCGTGGCGGGGTCGGCGACGGGAGCGCACACGAACCAGCCCTCGG contains these protein-coding regions:
- a CDS encoding complex I subunit 1 family protein, with translation MNDVLDVALRLLVVFGCFLVLPLVVGQTEHKVMAHMQGRLGPMYAGGFHGWAQLVADGVKFAQKEDVVPENADRRIFQLAPAVALLPYLLVLLAIPIGPSEGAVGQVVDAGVFFVLAVMGVGVLGSLMAGWASANKFSLLGGLRTAAQLLAYELPMLLAAASVAMAAGTVSLPGILNAFEWWWVPWQIVGALVFFVAGLAELQRPPFDMPVADSEIIFGAYTEYTGLRFALFLLAEYAGIVVLCGLTTVLFLGGWHGPFGGDGLGWVWTLLKTAVLAFVVIWLRVSYPRLREDQLQKLAWTTLVPLALAQIALTGIVKVAIQ
- a CDS encoding NADH-quinone oxidoreductase subunit C; the protein is MTASYDSLPDSVTEIFGEEATAEQAYDLLTVDVPPSAWLTALETARDALGCTYFDWLSAVDEPGTGFRVCAHVVALGAGRPRRLLLRTTVPHEAAVLPTAIGVYAGAGWHERETHEMFGVAFEGHPHLVPLLLPENFEGHPLRKDFVLAARVAKAWPGAKEPGEAHDGGPKRRQMLPPGVPDPNEWGPLKGQLPPVAARPARAAAGDRPVRRTRTTTEGSTSQAAAEPAAPVRRSRSASEGSASQTAAEQDAAPAAADAPAARPPRRSRSASDGSASQATPEPDASTEATAPTEATAPTARPPRRSRSAAEGSASQQAPDSAAPRAGAATPRTRSSDAPWHHARPAFDDATPPPTTPPATGTPAPAPEPEAPAPAAAQASGLEAPAPVAAQAPEPEVPASEGTPIPEPEVPASEGTPVAEPEPEAQASTASQAPGPEAPAPADTPAPELDAPEPDAPEPEAPAPAAPQAPQPEDARAVGSDEDRTDAPPAGRDGTEDNPNDPAGGDPA
- a CDS encoding NADH-quinone oxidoreductase subunit B; amino-acid sequence: MDVTPLPAPKLGTLARLAPEPMKVVLNWGRRYSLWVFNFGLACCAIEFIAASMARHDFIRLGVIPFAPGPRQADLMIVSGTVTDKMAPAVKRLYEQMPEPKYVISFGACSNCGGPYWDSYSVTKGVDQIIPVDVYVPGCPPRPEALLQGILKLQEKIARESLAERYATAATVSQLTSPLVERPGGTA
- a CDS encoding NADH-quinone oxidoreductase subunit A; protein product: MRHRDRGADVREPTVVAADAADYFQTYSVVGVLAVVGVLFVAVAFSANRLLRPVVPTPEKLLTYECGVDPVGEGWAHTQVRYYVYAFLYVIFAVDSIFLFPWATVFAAPGYGATTLVEMFVFLGFLAVGLLYAYKKGVLSWT
- a CDS encoding sensor domain-containing protein; amino-acid sequence: MSADLDPARTSGSAGAPEAPEAPRPPLRLAYGKETWKEIAFLLSNLFTALTGFVYAVVTVSVGVGLSVTVIGLPLLALGLGGARLIGRSERARARALLGVKVAEPSPPPRRHGFFGWLWASLKDPVAWRTQLYGLIRLPWGILTFTVSLVSLLVLWPVLPFLARGLAHGDRGMVRGLLSPSDELERRIAELESDRGVVVDTAAADLRRIERDLHDGAQARLVALAMGLGLAKEKLLEDPEAAAAMVDEAHGEVKLALQELRDLARGIHPAVLTDRGLSAALSSVSVRCTVPVKVNVDLAERPAEAIEGIAYFTVSELLQNVSKHARARSASVDVWRAGNRLLLQVRDDGAGGARFDGGTGLAGLAERLGAVDGVLVLDSPEGGPTTVTAELPWRSRPGA
- a CDS encoding sensor histidine kinase, with product MASHPLPAAIRAPFEARTWRAFVYVLIGLPLSVCWFALSIAFVSAGAGLLITFLGVPILAGTLAMCRGFGAVERARARGLLDLDVAAPEPVRGRTGGAFSWMGAMLKSGASWRHLLYAVLHMPWAVFSFSVTVALWGWGWSLFTYPLWQWVFPTWVGQDGIQLYGDRTHAFYLDAPFEVAVTSLIGLVFVLVGPWVLRGLVSVDRLLVSGLLGPSRLASRVTELESDRGVVVDTAAADLRRIERDLHDGAQARLAALAMDLGLAKEKLARDPQAAAVLVDEAHGEVKLALQELRDLARGIHPAVLTDRGLDAALSAVASRCAVPVSVDVDLPGRPAPAIEGIAYFTASELLRNVSRHSGARRAWVDVWRTEDRLMLQVRDDGVGGARVEAGTGLGDLSGRVGAVDGVLAVDSPGGGPTTVTVELPWRA
- a CDS encoding response regulator; its protein translation is MAGRVRVVIAEDSVLLREGLTRLLTDLGHEVVAGVGDGEALVKTVAELADEGALPDVVVADVRMPPTHTDEGVRAAVRLRKEHPGLGVLVLSQYVEEQYATELLAGSSRGVGYLLKDRVAEVREFVDAVVRVAGGGTALDPEVVQQLLGRSRQQDVLANLTPREREVLGLMAEGRTNSAIAKALVVSDGAVEKHISNIFLKLGLSPSDGDHRRVLAVLTYLKS